One genomic segment of Coffea arabica cultivar ET-39 chromosome 6e, Coffea Arabica ET-39 HiFi, whole genome shotgun sequence includes these proteins:
- the LOC113695167 gene encoding psbP domain-containing protein 6, chloroplastic — protein MATTSVTTLMSSIFSTSVASNPKIPAPLLQSSSCMQSHQEFPQLSLSRRNLFNGLAIVPLLLTSPAKAREVEVGSYLPPSPADPSFVVFEATPKDTPALRAGNVQPYKFILPPTWKQLRVANILSGNYCQPKCAEPWVEVKFEDEKQGKIQVVASPLIRLTNKPNATIEDIGSPEKVIASLGPFVTGNTFDPDELLETSVEKRGDQMYYKYVLETPYALTGSHNLAKATAKGNTVVLFVASADDKQWPSSRTTLQAILDSFEV, from the exons ATGGCAACTACTTCAGTGACAACGTTAATGTCCTCTATTTTCTCAACCTCAGTTGCATCAAATCCGAAAATCCCAGCACCCCTTTTGCAGTCATCTTCTTGCATGCAATCCCATCAAGAATTTCCCCAGCTAAGTCTCTCAAGAAGAAACCTGTTCAATGGACTTGCTATAGTGCCATTATTACTAACATCACCAGCTAAAGCTCGTGAAGTTGAAGTGGGATCTTACCTCCCTCCTTCCCCAGCTGACCCTTCTTTTGTTGTCTTTGAAGCTACTCCCAAGGACACTCCTGCTCTTCGTGCAG GAAATGTGCAGCCATACAAGTTCATTCTTCCACCAACTTGGAAACAGCTCCGCGTAGCAAACATTTTGTCAGGCAATTACTGCCAACCAAAGTGCGCAGAACCCTGGGTAGAGGTGAAGTTTGAAGatgaaaaacaaggaaagattCAGGTGGTGGCTTCTCCTTTAATACGCCTGACCAACAAACCTAATGCAACAATTGAAGACATTGGAAGTCCAGAAAAGGTCATTGCTTCTCTGGGCCCTTTTGTTACTGGAAACACCTTTGATCCAGATGAACTCCTTGAAACTTCTGTTGAGAAGCGTGGTGATCAAATG TACTATAAGTATGTTCTCGAGACTCCATACGCTCTGACAGGATCGCATAATCTTGCAAAGGCAACAGCCAAAGGTAACACTGTGGTCCTCTTCGTCGCCAGTGCCGATGACAAGCAATGGCCGTCATCCAGGACAACATTGCAAGCGATCCTGGATTCCTTCGAAGTGTAA
- the LOC113696051 gene encoding bZIP transcription factor 17, with protein MAETVVVDPPPPPERLPNGGVSGGHDFNGLAIPPLDHTFLSQDITLGDANGQSFDPFDQNGNDDVVFDDFDFDLDFSFDDLLPAGAGAPLPDPDQFDSDCFVLHGSDPNLSQIPPDRSLKNVARAFKTTSAEFAHVSGENCVSGEGLISNRSLSLEPEVCQVSSDQVSGDRSSGMNLSSSGDRGHDVSGYLNVPSPESNGSKGSNDSRDCPSPESQGSGNNCRSNVSEDSNRSVSSSSNFGNNSVKNGVVDQKIKFEEFNCKVNNKSLLKRKKEGEDVNNVESRTNKFQKSSVNLASNAENSNSNNNILSEEDERRRARLIRNRESAQLSRQRKKHYVEELEDKVKNMHSTIQDLNAKITYFMAENATLRQQLGGGGVAPPPMAPPPPGVYPPMMYPWMPCGVPPYMMKPQGSQVPLVPIPRLKSQQPAPAPKGNKKADSKKTEGKTKKVASVSFLGLLCFVLLFGGLAPMVNVRYGGVREAFSGGTDYIENQFYEKHHGRVLTASGNLTDSDYGGKFGGGKDYNEKGNKLNGTEPLVASLFVPRNDKLVKIDGNLIIHSVLASEKAMASRKDAASEVGGETRLVPVSGGRPAHLYRSSTDRQRALGSGSVGSDNLKSPAADGRLQQWFREGLAGPMLSSGMCTEVFQFDVSSASGPGAIVPATSARNVTEKQSRNSTDLNKGRNRRILRGVPIPLPGSSHNISEDVGRTSKKENFSGNNLLSPMVVSVLVDPREVGDADVDGVMGAKSLSRIFVVVLIDSVKYVTYSCMLPFKGAGPHLVTT; from the exons ATGGCCGAAACAGTGGTGGTGGATCCACCGCCACCACCGGAAAGGCTTCCCAACGGCGGCGTTTCGGGGGGGCATGATTTCAACGGCCTAGCAATTCCACCCCTGGATCATACCTTTTTGTCCCAGGATATTACCTTAGGGGATGCTAACGGGCAAAGCTTTGATCCCTTTGATCAAAACGGCAACGACGACGTCGTATTTGATGACTTCGATTTCGACTTGGATTTCTCCTTCGACGATCTCTTGCCGGCTGGGGCTGGGGCTCCCCTTCCGGACCCGGATCAGTTTGATTCTGATTGTTTCGTGTTGCATGGGTCCGACCCGAATTTGAGTCAAATTCCCCCTGATCGGAGTTTGAAGAATGTTGCTAGGGCCTTCAAAACGACGTCGGCGGAGTTTGCTCATGTTTCCGGCGAGAATTGTGTATCTGGTGAAGGGCTGATTTCTAATCGGTCTTTGTCGCTGGAACCGGAGGTTTGTCAGGTGTCGAGCGATCAAGTTTCTGGTGATCGGAGCTCCGGGATGAATCTTAGTTCATCAGGTGATCGGGGACATGATGTCTCCGGGTATTTGAATGTGCCGTCGCCGGAGTCAAATGGGTCAAAGGGGTCGAATGATTCGAGGGATTGTCCCTCGCCCGAGTCTCAGGGTTCCGGCAATAATTGCCGCTCCAATGTTTCCGAGGACTCCAATAGATCGGTGAGTTCTTCTTCTAATTTTGGAAATAATTCAGTGAAAAATGGAGTTGTTGATCAAAAAATAAAGTTCGAAGAATTTAATTGTAAAGTTAACAATAAATCAttgttgaaaaggaaaaaagaaggcgAAGATGTCAATAACGTTGAATCGAGGACgaataaatttcaaaaatccAGTGTTAATTTGGCTAGTAATGCTGAGAATAGTAATAGCAATAACAATATTTTGAGTGAAGAAGATGAGAGGAGAAGAGCTAGGTTAATCAGGAATAGAGAGAGTGCTCAGTTGTCACGGCAAAGGAAGAAGCATTATGTTGAGGAATTGGAAGATAAGGTGAAAAATATGCATTCTACAATTCAAGATCTGAATGCAAAAATTACATATTTTATGGCTGAAAATGCCACCTTGAGGCAGCAATTGGGTGGTGGCGGGGTGGCTCCACCTCCAATGGCGCCTCCACCACCTGGCGTGTACCCACCAATGATGTACCCGTGGATGCCATGTGGCGTTCCACCCTACATGATGAAGCCACAGGGATCGCAGGTGCCATTGGTTCCGATTCCAAGGTTGAAATCCCAGCAACCTGCTCCTGCCCCGAAAGGAAATAAGAAGGCGGACAGTAAGAAGACTGAAGGGAAGACTAAGAAGGTTGCAAGTGTTAGTTTCTTGGGATTGTTGTGTTTTGTACTACTATTTGGTGGATTGGCTCCCATGGTGAATGTGAGGTATGGGGGTGTGAGGGAGGCTTTTTCTGGTGGAACGGATTACATTGAGAATCAGTTTTATGAGAAACATCATGGCAGAGTGTTGACCGCAAGTGGGAATTTGACTGATAGTGATTATGGTGGAAAATTTGGTGGTGGAAAAGATTATAATGAAAAAGGGAATAAGCTCAATGGTACTGAGCCTCTTGTGGCCTCGCTGTTTGTTCCAAGGAATGACAAACTTGTGAAGATAGATGGAAACTTGATAATTCATTCTGTTTTGGCTAGTGAGAAAGCCATGGCGTCTCGTAAAGATGCTGCAAGTGAAGTGGGTGGTGAGACTCGGCTTGTACCAGTTTCGGGTGGAAGACCTGCTCACCTCTATAGAAGTTCAACTGATCGACAGAGGGCTCTTGGTTCTGGTTCTGTTGGGAGTGACAATTTGAAATCACCAGCAGCTGATGGCAGATTGCAGCAGTGGTTCCGTGAGGGCCTTGCTG GTCCAATGTTAAGTTCAGGAATGTGCACTGAAGTGTTCCAGTTTGATGTGTCTTCAGCTTCGGGCCCAGGAGCCATTGTTCCAGCTACTTCTGCAAGGAATGTCACTGAGAAGCAAAGCCGGAATTCTACAGATCTCAACAAAGGAAGGAATAGAAGGATTCTCCGTGGTGTTCCTATTCCCCTTCCTGGGTCGTCTCACAACATATCTGAAGATGTAGGAAGGACCTCAAAGAAAGAGAACTTTAGCGGAAATAACTTGCTTTCACCAATGGTTGTTTCTGTGCTCGTGGATCCTAGGGAGGTAGGTGATGCAGATGTTGATGGTGTGATGGGAGCAAAATCCCTCTCTCGGATTTTTGTTGTTGTGCTGATAGACAGTGTCAAATATGTCACTTATTCATGCATGCTCCCATTCAAGGGAGCCGGTCCTCATCTGGTTACTACCTGA
- the LOC113697061 gene encoding peptidyl-prolyl cis-trans isomerase FKBP16-3, chloroplastic-like isoform X2, with product MASTSILLPSGPACITSFKTKEQTTTKSQMQGVTIRCSSSGLRVQDATASQCGKVCSINRRDVLGMAFGLSSILLFSFSSEAAGLPPEQKPRLCDDDCEKELENVAANYVAMVPSGQIFDSSLEKGQPYIFRVGSGQVIKGLDEGILSMRVGGKRRLYIPGSLAFPKGLNSAPGRPRVAAYSAVIFDVSLEYIPGLELEEE from the exons ATGGCATCTACATCGATTCTCCTCCCATCAG GTCCTGCATGTATTACAAGTTTCAAAACCAAGGAGCAAACAACCACAAAGAGCCAAATGCAAGGTGTTACTATACGTTGCTCAAGTTCAGGGCTCAGAGTACAAGATGCCACTGCTTCACAATGTGGAAAAGTGTGTTCGATCAATCGTAGAGATGTGCTAGGGATGGCTTTTGGTCTCTCAAGTAtcctattattttcattttcttctgaAGCAGCTGGGTTGCCTCCAGAGCAAAAACCAAGATTGTGTGATGATGATTGCGAGAAAGAGCTTGAAAAT GTGGCTGCTAATTATGTTGCCATGGTACCATCTGGGCAGATATTTGACAG TTCACTGGAGAAAGGTCAGCCTTATATTTTCCGCGTTGGATCTGGTCAG GTGATCAAGGGACTCGATGAAGGGATCCTGAGCATGAGAGTTGGGGGCAAACGCCGTCTCTACATTCCAGGATCA CTGGCATTTCCAAAAGGCCTCAATTCTGCTCCAGGAAGGCCAAGAGTAGCTGCTTATAGCGCAGTCATATTTGATGTGAGTTTGGAGTACATACCAGGCCTCGAATTGGAAGAGGAATGA
- the LOC113697061 gene encoding peptidyl-prolyl cis-trans isomerase FKBP16-3, chloroplastic-like isoform X1 codes for MASTSILLPSGPACITSFKTKEQTTTKSQMQGVTIRCSSSGLRVQDATASQCGKVCSINRRDVLGMAFGLSSILLFSFSSEAAGLPPEQKPRLCDDDCEKELENVPMVTTESGLQYKDIKVGGGPSPPVGFQVAANYVAMVPSGQIFDSSLEKGQPYIFRVGSGQVIKGLDEGILSMRVGGKRRLYIPGSLAFPKGLNSAPGRPRVAAYSAVIFDVSLEYIPGLELEEE; via the exons ATGGCATCTACATCGATTCTCCTCCCATCAG GTCCTGCATGTATTACAAGTTTCAAAACCAAGGAGCAAACAACCACAAAGAGCCAAATGCAAGGTGTTACTATACGTTGCTCAAGTTCAGGGCTCAGAGTACAAGATGCCACTGCTTCACAATGTGGAAAAGTGTGTTCGATCAATCGTAGAGATGTGCTAGGGATGGCTTTTGGTCTCTCAAGTAtcctattattttcattttcttctgaAGCAGCTGGGTTGCCTCCAGAGCAAAAACCAAGATTGTGTGATGATGATTGCGAGAAAGAGCTTGAAAAT GTACCTATGGTAACTACTGAGTCGGGTCTGCAGTACAAAGATATTAAAGTTGGTGGTGGCCCTAGTCCCCCCGTTGGCTTTCAG GTGGCTGCTAATTATGTTGCCATGGTACCATCTGGGCAGATATTTGACAG TTCACTGGAGAAAGGTCAGCCTTATATTTTCCGCGTTGGATCTGGTCAG GTGATCAAGGGACTCGATGAAGGGATCCTGAGCATGAGAGTTGGGGGCAAACGCCGTCTCTACATTCCAGGATCA CTGGCATTTCCAAAAGGCCTCAATTCTGCTCCAGGAAGGCCAAGAGTAGCTGCTTATAGCGCAGTCATATTTGATGTGAGTTTGGAGTACATACCAGGCCTCGAATTGGAAGAGGAATGA